DNA sequence from the Uloborus diversus isolate 005 chromosome 1, Udiv.v.3.1, whole genome shotgun sequence genome:
TTTCTAAACTGCACGCCCAAATGTGAGAAATTGCAAAGTAAACCATGCccaaactaaacatttttttaaccaaaaagcATTAACTGCTCCTAAAATTGTGCGGTGGATGAATATTTTGGGGGAGAATTTCAATTAATTTCAGGtcaattttgtaattttactgAGTGAATATTTGCTGCATGTACGAGCATATTTGTTGTTGAACAGGTGTACTCataagagggagggagggggggggggcaagggattATGGCGCAGAACAGCAGAACActccatttataatttttcaagCGTGTTTTATGCGTCTTAATCTCATTTTCTGGAGTTTCGTTCTCGATGAAGAGGTGCAATATAGCATTTGTGTGGATATATTAGCACTCTTTGGGGAAGGGGGGCATCTATGCTCTTGTGTGAAGAAGAGAGAAACAGCTGATTTATGATGTGGAACATAAAAGAACTTACATGCTGCCGACATCacgaaattatctttaaaatattatatcgttcatttaaatacagaaagaagaagaaattgatgAAATTTAGAATGTAAAATTATGAGAAATCCTTCCGAAAATTCTAGAGCAACTAAATTGCTCCATATTAAGTGATGTGTCTAAGCTCTAAGCGGCTAACTCTAATACTTGTCAGAGTGGGATTATATTACATTATTGAAGAACCAAAGTGTTTTCCTGTGTGAATTCCAGCAGTTACAAGTATTTGCAAAAATGGGCACTAGAAGTGATTTTCATATCAAGtgtcaaaaaacaataaaattttttctttttttgtttatcaaCAGCAAATTAAATCATACATACATTTTTGCACGGGCTGATTATTAACAGTAAACAAGCTCCGAGCATAAGTCATCGCTCTTATTTTATGCAAGAGATTCAATGCTGCAATCCAAACATTGTATTACACATCATTCTCCCTACCTTCTCATTTTAGAAAGTTATCAATGTTCATAACTATGAGTCAAATTATCGATAAAGATGTTTAAGGAAAGATAATATCAAATGTTTTTGAGTAAGCTAAAGCATGTAATATTATTTAGAGTTATTTTCTAATAGACTGTATACGGTAATAAACAAATATACCGACGGCACCTCATTTTCAAGGGCATTACCGAGTTGTTTAAATTCACGTGGCAGAATACTTGAATTGCATCATGATTAGAATAGATAACCATCTATGAAAGATTTAATGGTTATCTTTAGAGATGATTGTTTATCGGTGAATATTACAAGCTAAAATTGTCAAAAATACGAAGTGGCAAATTATCATCTATTGTGTTATCTCTCAAATGAATAATCTATATCTGTTTTAGTTCAACTTTTGGTTTTCGACTGTAATTGAtaggtatcaaagagttgtcgtTTAAGCATCCAGGAGGTACGATCGCCGAGATCAGCAGTCATGGAGGAAAATCACAGCGATTTCCATGTTTTTGAAGCACTGGATATTGTCGATTTTTCAAGAAGATGCAAAAGCCATTTAAGTGCTGCTTTACCATCCGTAAAACAGGCAATAAGATCTTTAAAAGAACTTTCAGTTGAATTAAAAACAACGGTGGATTATAATGGACTGGAATATGACTCGTCTCTTGTATTTCGTTTTCTGAAGAAGCTACCAGAACGTATTCTGTTCGATATGGACACGATGGGTGCCCTAACACGATTGCGATATTTATACTTCAAGAagaaactgatgttgctgttgAGGAACAATCTTCTTAATGATTACATCGCTTGCATGAGGATGAGTCTAGCTGCATGCCCTGATGCTATCCAAACAGAAGTAAAAGTGGATAAATTGCTCAAAGTATGTGATACAATCCAACTGGATCTTGAACTTTCCGAAAGTAATGCCAGTCAATACGAATTCATGGCAGAGCTCTTGGAGTTGTGTTTCCACAAGAACATCCAGAACAGCCCTCTGATAGTGTCACTTCTCAAAGCAACGATAGACTGGTACGCGATTGAACCATCAGATACTCGCCATGTGCGGCAACCTTTTTATCCACAAGggttttttgaatacattttgaaCCATGCAACAAAGGAGAGGTTCGACATCCAGGCGTATTGTGAAAATAACCCGAAAACCTTATGGGAGTATTCCCGAAAGTTTTCAATTCTCAATGCAGTTGCTTTTGGAAATATTTCAAGGACTTCGCTTTTGCTCCAGCATGGTTTTAAAGTGTTCACTTCGTTAGAGCAGAAGAAGAGTGGCCACGGATTCCCTTTTGTGTAAGTAAGGAAGATTATTTCCGCataatcaatgtttttaaaaatattgttcataGCGTTCTAACACTGTTTGGCGGGGTAACTAACGTTGTCGTTTAGCATGGAGGATAGGGGAGTGGTCTTTCACTGCCCGTAGTAAGTTTTAAATGGAACTGTAGGTCATAAGCAGCTAGGCTGAAGTAGGAAAGCAGCGATGGGGAAATTACGCTGAAACATTACGGCGTGGTTCGATCTCGCCAAAGGAAGTCATCTAGTGCAAAGCATTTCTTAGAGTTTCAATCAGAGTTGgggaaattttaattgcatgaacaattaaagattaacaattgattaattggtaaccgttaccacaacaactaacaattgatcaattgtaattgtggaaaattacaattaacaattaattaattgttaattgtagtttgctacaattaacaatagta
Encoded proteins:
- the LOC129234353 gene encoding uncharacterized protein LOC129234353, which encodes MEENHSDFHVFEALDIVDFSRRCKSHLSAALPSVKQAIRSLKELSVELKTTVDYNGLEYDSSLVFRFLKKLPERILFDMDTMGALTRLRYLYFKKKLMLLLRNNLLNDYIACMRMSLAACPDAIQTEVKVDKLLKVCDTIQLDLELSESNASQYEFMAELLELCFHKNIQNSPLIVSLLKATIDWYAIEPSDTRHVRQPFYPQGFFEYILNHATKERFDIQAYCENNPKTLWEYSRKFSILNAVAFGNISRTSLLLQHGFKVFTSLEQKKSGHGFPFVSEIIPPTYLMILQMMNNIRYVNLLTTSSTEIRRRGLYFVTNDQKRCFYMVWRAIPEPYVRYAEMVSSVFNEYVSLAKHLILYPGRCEKNSKFCLMYENNFMELSFGPKEPRSLKHLARCKIRQNLRASSALPYGIYELELPKSLQRYLNLEDD